The nucleotide sequence CGATTCGGTCCTCACGCAGAAATTGCCCCAGATCAACGTGAAAGAGATTTTGAGCACCTACATCGGCCAGCTTGAAAAAGACATGAAAAAGAAATACGGCGATGCAGACAAGCCCCTCATGCTGAAGGCGGTCCTCAGCTCGGACCTGAACGTGCCCCATTTCCCATCGATACACAACATAGGTATGAACGCCACGACGGTGGAGGCCTTCGGCAAATTCACCGGGAAGGAGTTTGCCTATGGCGAATACCTGTTCCTCCTCAGGAATATGGCCCGGAAGATTTACGAAATCGACGAAAAGGAGCTGAAGCTGATAGAGGGGAAGATCTCGAAAAAGGCAAGCCTCGATGAGACCAAAAAGGCCATCGAAGCCTACCAGAAGCTCTTCGGCGACAAGTTCAGCGAAGACGTGTACGATCAGCTGAGCCTTATCATCAAGGGCGCCTCGTCGAGGTACTGCGACTCCGCCATTGACGTCGACAATTCCCTGTCGATCATGGTGCAGGTGATGGTGTACGGGAACTGGGGGGACAACTCCTATGCCGGCAATTACTACACCAGGAACATCATCACCGGCGATCCGGAGATACAGGGAGAATTCGGCCAGAGCGAATTTGACATCCAGGAAGGCAAGGCCAAGGAAATCAACAAGATAGAGAAAAAGCACTTCACGCATTTCACTGAAATCGCGCGTAAGATCGAGGATAACTTCAAGGAGATCCGCGAGATAAAGTTCACCATTGAAGAGGGTGACTTCTGGCTGGTGGAGCAGAAGGAGGTCGACGATAAATCGACCCAGTCGCAGATCAAGGCGCTCCTTGACCTGACCAAGCGCAAAATAGTCTCAGATACCTATACGATTGAGCGGATCAAGCCGAACCAGCTCAACGAGCTCCTGCACCCCGTCATCGATCCGCGGTCGATCAAGGGGACGAAATTTATCAAGGGCGGCATTTCGGGATCCACCGGAGCCGCCATCGGCCGGGTATTCTTTTCGACACCCAAGCTCCTGGAGGAGCATAAGAAGGCCATCATGAAAGGCGGCGATACCAAGCTCATCCTTGTCATGCCGGCTTCCTTCGCCGAGGACGTCAAGGCCATCGAGGTCGCCCAGGGCGTCATCACCTGCGAGGGCGGTTTTTCCTCCCACGCGCCGGTCGTGGCCCGAAGCCTCGGCAAGGTCGCCATGGTCCAGCCCGAGATGAAAATCAAGGGTAACAGCTTCACCCTGGGCGGGAAGACCGTCAATGAAGGCGATTACGTATCCATGAACGTTCCCTATTATGAGGCGCCGACCCTGTTCATGGGCAAGGTGGACCTGATCGAGCCGGACTGGAAGAGCAACGGTCTCTTCGAGTTCATGGAAATCGTTGAAAAGCAGATAGGCGCGTTCAACGTGCGCGCCAACGCGGACCAGCCCCGCGACGCCCTGGTAGCCAAGGACTTCATGGCAAAGGGGATCGGCCTCTGCCGCACCGAGCACATGTTCTTCAACGAGAAGCGGATCATGAAGTTCCGCGAAATGATCATAGCCGAAAACGAGGAGGAGCGCCGGAAGGTGCTGAAGGCGCTGCTTCCCATGC is from Spirochaetota bacterium and encodes:
- a CDS encoding pyruvate, phosphate dikinase, with translation MENIVYFNKNLKEVDEKVRQRLGIRGRRAVDLAKMGLPIAPGFIIDSVLTQKLPQINVKEILSTYIGQLEKDMKKKYGDADKPLMLKAVLSSDLNVPHFPSIHNIGMNATTVEAFGKFTGKEFAYGEYLFLLRNMARKIYEIDEKELKLIEGKISKKASLDETKKAIEAYQKLFGDKFSEDVYDQLSLIIKGASSRYCDSAIDVDNSLSIMVQVMVYGNWGDNSYAGNYYTRNIITGDPEIQGEFGQSEFDIQEGKAKEINKIEKKHFTHFTEIARKIEDNFKEIREIKFTIEEGDFWLVEQKEVDDKSTQSQIKALLDLTKRKIVSDTYTIERIKPNQLNELLHPVIDPRSIKGTKFIKGGISGSTGAAIGRVFFSTPKLLEEHKKAIMKGGDTKLILVMPASFAEDVKAIEVAQGVITCEGGFSSHAPVVARSLGKVAMVQPEMKIKGNSFTLGGKTVNEGDYVSMNVPYYEAPTLFMGKVDLIEPDWKSNGLFEFMEIVEKQIGAFNVRANADQPRDALVAKDFMAKGIGLCRTEHMFFNEKRIMKFREMIIAENEEERRKVLKALLPMQRSDFYDLFKIMEGQPVTIRLLDAPLHEFLPRNEESMKIFIQYMQGREKGIKGADIEARCEELGEMNPMLGHRGCRVAVTFPEIYEMQCRAIFEAACMLRKEGHKVEPEIMIPIVMSKEEIKFIKNGKKIEGKEVKGIRDIKNEVVEEYGIEDLEYKVGTMIELPAAALGAGEIAQYAEFFSFGTNDLTQTTYGLSRDDSNSFFPSYSLFDLMKSNLFKYLGEEVKELIGIAALRGRLSRPDIKLGLCGEHGAAPENIQFCMDAGLNYVSCSPFAIPLAKLGIAQINIKAAQEEAAE